The Streptomyces phaeolivaceus genome has a window encoding:
- a CDS encoding extracellular solute-binding protein produces MRRKARTFVAATAALGLAAGLSGCGGDADAESTTASLTVVATNYGDSVRKNSEGYWDRVTLAFGEEHPGIDVNVEVHAPDEVDKRVAELVERGEAPDIVQTDSYSEYAARDLLYSADEVLSVPVQASFVQSLANAGEMDRAQYGLPFTASTRLLYYNKDLFERAGLEPPRSWDELLAAARALKAQDVKYPIAVPLGPEEAEAETLMWLLAGDGGYTDSTNRYDIASATNVATLTWLRDNLIGEGLTGPVAPGELNRGEAVAAFLTGDAAMVNGPLSLIRQIEDSSDSVPYGAVPLPSRDGEETPTMGTADWVVAFRDDDHRAAIGQFLDFLYADKYVIEQAAQYELLPVTTSATDAMRADKAHKSLWNGLDTLQNLRLYPVAETNWSEVTASIRERIGEAVTPEGDPQKVLESIAKAAK; encoded by the coding sequence GTGCGTCGCAAGGCACGGACGTTCGTGGCGGCCACGGCCGCGCTGGGGCTCGCCGCCGGGCTGTCCGGCTGCGGCGGGGACGCGGACGCGGAGTCGACGACGGCCTCCCTGACGGTCGTCGCGACCAACTACGGCGACAGCGTCCGCAAGAACTCCGAGGGCTACTGGGACCGGGTCACCCTCGCGTTCGGCGAGGAGCACCCGGGCATCGACGTGAACGTGGAGGTCCACGCACCGGACGAGGTCGACAAGAGGGTCGCCGAACTGGTCGAGCGGGGCGAGGCCCCCGACATCGTGCAGACGGACAGCTACTCCGAGTACGCCGCGCGGGACCTCCTCTACAGCGCCGACGAGGTGCTGTCGGTCCCGGTGCAGGCCTCCTTCGTCCAGAGCCTCGCGAACGCCGGGGAGATGGACCGGGCCCAGTACGGCCTGCCGTTCACCGCGAGCACCCGGCTGCTCTACTACAACAAGGACCTGTTCGAGCGGGCGGGCCTTGAGCCGCCGCGGAGCTGGGACGAACTCCTGGCCGCCGCGAGGGCGTTGAAGGCGCAGGACGTGAAGTACCCGATCGCCGTGCCGCTCGGCCCGGAGGAGGCGGAGGCCGAGACGCTGATGTGGCTGCTGGCCGGCGACGGCGGCTACACCGACTCCACGAACCGTTACGACATCGCCTCCGCGACCAATGTGGCGACGCTGACCTGGCTGCGGGACAACCTGATCGGCGAGGGCCTCACGGGCCCGGTCGCGCCCGGCGAGCTGAACCGGGGCGAGGCCGTCGCCGCGTTCCTCACGGGTGACGCGGCGATGGTCAACGGCCCGTTGTCGCTGATCCGGCAGATCGAGGACTCCTCCGACTCCGTGCCCTACGGCGCCGTACCGCTGCCGAGCCGTGACGGCGAGGAGACGCCCACGATGGGCACCGCGGACTGGGTCGTCGCCTTCCGCGACGACGACCACCGCGCCGCCATCGGGCAGTTCCTCGACTTCCTCTACGCCGACAAGTACGTCATCGAGCAGGCCGCGCAGTACGAACTGCTCCCCGTCACCACGTCCGCCACCGACGCGATGCGCGCCGACAAGGCCCACAAGTCCCTCTGGAACGGCCTCGACACCCTCCAGAACCTCCGCCTCTACCCGGTCGCCGAGACCAACTGGTCCGAGGTGACGGCCTCGATCCGCGAACGGATCGGCGAGGCGGTGACCCCGGAGGGGGACCCGCAGAAGGTGCTGGAGTCGATCGCGAAGGCGGCGAAGTAG
- a CDS encoding zinc ribbon domain-containing protein, with protein sequence MLTHRAHARYVWNSPLSSMRTGGQAAGPHRPSWSSVVSSPRPGPSPYTSLRCSACGWIDKNSRKSQAGFVCSSCGFTCNADPNASINIAAGQGGIPRPRRTAGAGGTTTATSRTNAREPQPTWVGIPLF encoded by the coding sequence ATGCTCACGCACCGCGCGCACGCCCGGTACGTGTGGAACTCGCCGTTGAGCAGCATGCGCACCGGCGGCCAGGCCGCAGGTCCGCACCGTCCTTCGTGGAGCAGTGTCGTCAGCTCACCGAGGCCGGGGCCTTCCCCCTACACGTCACTGCGGTGCAGTGCCTGCGGATGGATCGACAAGAACTCGCGCAAGAGCCAAGCCGGGTTCGTCTGTTCCTCCTGCGGCTTCACCTGCAACGCGGACCCCAACGCCAGTATCAACATCGCGGCAGGACAGGGCGGGATCCCCCGCCCCCGGCGCACAGCCGGTGCCGGAGGGACGACAACGGCCACCAGCCGTACGAACGCCCGTGAACCTCAACCCACCTGGGTCGGAATCCCCCTCTTTTGA
- a CDS encoding ATP-binding protein — translation MPGADTDGEAGTAGGTGGGDDPGPTPETLLLKRHFTGENLPQVRAQVEDTAAAAGLGGVRLGEFTLAVSEIAANAVEHAGGQGRLELRRLPHELECRITDNGPGFTPTIPDLLPGLTDTCPGRGLWLAHLVTDRLTVTTDLRGAGAEVTLAVRLR, via the coding sequence ATGCCGGGCGCGGACACGGACGGCGAAGCCGGAACGGCCGGCGGTACCGGTGGCGGCGACGACCCCGGCCCCACCCCCGAAACGCTTTTGCTGAAACGCCACTTCACAGGCGAGAACCTCCCCCAGGTACGCGCCCAGGTGGAGGACACGGCAGCGGCGGCGGGCCTCGGCGGCGTACGCCTCGGCGAGTTCACCCTCGCGGTCAGCGAGATCGCCGCGAACGCCGTCGAACACGCCGGAGGGCAGGGCCGCCTCGAACTCCGCCGCCTCCCCCACGAACTGGAATGCCGCATCACCGACAACGGCCCCGGCTTCACCCCCACCATCCCCGACCTCCTCCCCGGCCTCACCGACACCTGCCCCGGCCGAGGCCTCTGGCTGGCCCACCTGGTCACGGACCGCCTGACGGTGACGACGGACCTGAGGGGCGCGGGGGCGGAGGTCACGTTGGCTGTGCGGTTGAGGTGA
- a CDS encoding DUF6087 family protein → MAEEEPLHEWAARRDRRRAAEREITGTRRAVPLADGARASHVAPDAPRALLEWDGHTWTTIGVAPNADAAREFLGHLPAPDPENGPDDRPSHPGLGPGRGRHRKP, encoded by the coding sequence ATGGCGGAAGAGGAGCCCCTGCACGAGTGGGCCGCCCGACGCGACCGGCGACGAGCGGCGGAACGGGAGATCACCGGCACTCGCCGCGCCGTCCCCCTCGCCGACGGAGCCCGCGCCTCCCACGTGGCCCCCGATGCCCCGCGCGCCCTGCTCGAATGGGACGGGCACACGTGGACGACCATCGGTGTTGCCCCGAACGCGGACGCGGCCAGGGAGTTCCTGGGTCATCTGCCCGCCCCTGATCCCGAGAACGGACCGGACGACCGGCCCTCCCACCCCGGCCTCGGACCGGGCCGAGGACGTCACCGCAAGCCCTGA
- the tgmC gene encoding ATP-grasp peptide maturase system methyltransferase — translation MSTAPWRAAVEAVPRHEFLRGGFFERAEGPGRTAWQPVLPDDPRWLGRCYADESLVTQIAGTIAPRDIRGEILREPTSSGTLPGLVVRMLEDLQVEDGHSVLEIGTGTGYSTGLLSHRIGGDSVTSVEVDPEVSTHARVALGHTGYVPLLVVGDGLAGHPDGAPYDRVIATCGVTELPYAWVEQTRPGGIILATLGGWLHSSELARLTVGEDGSARGPLLDGHISFMIARPQLPPPLGLLPDLDDRDDERATPLGADCLDDWNTRFVAQLAAPRAQRLSIDRDGRTEHLLVDVDAGAWVALVRDGDGWTVRQGGPVGLWDDIEEAVTRWRADGAPGPDRFEVTVTAAGQTVTWSRV, via the coding sequence TTGAGCACTGCCCCTTGGCGAGCCGCCGTCGAAGCCGTGCCCCGGCACGAGTTCCTGCGCGGCGGCTTCTTCGAACGTGCCGAGGGCCCCGGTCGGACCGCCTGGCAGCCCGTCCTCCCTGATGACCCCCGATGGCTGGGCCGCTGCTACGCCGATGAATCCCTCGTCACCCAGATCGCCGGAACGATCGCACCTCGCGACATCCGCGGTGAGATCCTGCGCGAGCCCACCTCATCCGGCACCTTGCCCGGCCTTGTCGTTCGGATGCTCGAAGACCTACAGGTCGAAGACGGGCACAGCGTGCTGGAGATCGGCACGGGAACCGGCTACTCCACCGGCCTCCTCAGTCACCGGATCGGGGGCGACTCCGTGACGTCCGTGGAGGTCGACCCGGAGGTCTCCACCCACGCTCGTGTCGCACTCGGGCACACCGGGTACGTGCCGCTCCTGGTCGTCGGCGACGGGCTGGCCGGTCACCCGGACGGTGCCCCGTACGACCGGGTGATCGCCACGTGCGGTGTTACGGAACTGCCCTATGCGTGGGTGGAGCAGACCCGGCCCGGAGGGATCATCCTCGCCACCCTGGGCGGTTGGCTCCACTCCTCCGAACTCGCTCGCCTCACCGTGGGCGAGGACGGCAGCGCCCGAGGCCCACTCCTCGACGGCCACATCTCCTTCATGATCGCCCGCCCCCAGCTCCCGCCCCCGCTGGGCCTGCTGCCGGATCTGGACGACAGGGACGACGAACGCGCGACTCCGCTTGGCGCGGACTGCCTCGACGACTGGAACACGCGCTTCGTCGCTCAACTCGCGGCACCCCGCGCGCAGCGCCTCAGCATCGACCGGGACGGCCGAACCGAACACCTGCTGGTCGATGTCGACGCAGGAGCTTGGGTCGCTCTCGTCCGGGACGGCGACGGCTGGACCGTACGCCAGGGTGGCCCGGTGGGTCTGTGGGACGACATCGAGGAGGCCGTGACGCGTTGGCGTGCCGACGGTGCCCCCGGGCCCGACCGCTTCGAGGTGACCGTCACCGCTGCCGGGCAGACCGTGACCTGGTCTAGGGTCTGA
- a CDS encoding transcriptional regulator gives MEPNTLLDALLDEAGMSRLGLAARVNQSCAGRGKSTSYNHSSVIRWLKGQRPRGAVPDVICEILTERLGRQLSLEDIGMGNTNAPPPESTPLAGFIERSTALWRGDVNQRPEVRTTSVITGLPAVGPVWEWENPPEDRDVSRSGTQRVGMADVDLLRNARGHYEQMYRKAGGVATRGRVLSFLNTETVPMLRGTYTDTVGRELHRAVGGLVAIAGICSYDSDVQGLAQRYFHQALRLAKASGDQAFGGYVIALLVNQALYMREYRQAVSFAQAGLRTAGHAMSAALACDLHAMQAKAYARMGDQASAHRAIRAAETAARRIRLEEEPAETGYVQPGLLEANLADTLMRLGDMAPATTYAAEAVAVQAHERGRVHRLATLTDCHIRAGRADQAAITAHSVLETMEGMESHRLNDRLIKMRRNMSGVGSRTTAEIVERIDDRLRIPL, from the coding sequence ATGGAGCCGAACACGCTGCTCGACGCCTTGCTCGACGAGGCGGGGATGTCACGCCTGGGACTGGCCGCACGCGTGAACCAATCATGCGCGGGACGCGGCAAGTCAACGAGCTACAACCACAGTTCCGTGATTCGCTGGTTGAAGGGACAGAGACCGCGAGGCGCGGTCCCCGACGTGATCTGCGAGATCTTGACCGAGCGCCTCGGCCGTCAACTCAGTCTTGAGGACATCGGCATGGGAAACACCAATGCCCCGCCACCCGAATCCACTCCCCTCGCAGGGTTCATCGAGCGCAGTACAGCTCTGTGGCGCGGCGATGTGAATCAGCGCCCGGAGGTCCGAACAACGTCGGTCATCACCGGTTTGCCCGCTGTAGGGCCTGTCTGGGAATGGGAGAATCCGCCTGAGGACAGAGACGTCTCCCGCAGCGGCACACAGCGTGTCGGCATGGCCGACGTCGACCTACTGCGGAACGCTCGCGGTCACTACGAGCAGATGTACCGCAAGGCAGGTGGGGTCGCGACGCGTGGACGGGTCCTGTCGTTCCTGAACACCGAGACGGTGCCGATGCTTCGCGGCACCTACACGGACACCGTCGGACGTGAGTTGCATCGTGCCGTGGGCGGTTTGGTCGCTATCGCAGGGATCTGTTCCTACGACTCCGACGTCCAGGGCCTCGCCCAACGGTACTTCCACCAAGCGCTCCGGTTGGCGAAGGCATCGGGAGACCAGGCGTTCGGAGGCTACGTCATCGCTCTCCTCGTCAATCAGGCCCTCTACATGCGGGAGTACCGGCAGGCCGTTTCCTTTGCCCAGGCAGGGCTCCGTACAGCGGGACACGCAATGTCGGCCGCACTCGCCTGCGACCTCCATGCGATGCAGGCGAAGGCCTACGCGCGTATGGGCGACCAAGCGTCCGCGCACCGGGCGATCAGAGCGGCCGAGACGGCGGCGAGGAGAATCCGCCTTGAGGAAGAGCCGGCCGAGACCGGCTACGTGCAGCCCGGTCTCCTTGAGGCGAACCTCGCCGACACCTTGATGCGGCTGGGGGACATGGCCCCCGCCACCACATACGCCGCTGAGGCAGTCGCAGTGCAGGCGCACGAACGAGGTCGTGTGCACCGACTCGCCACTCTCACTGACTGTCACATCAGGGCCGGGCGGGCCGATCAGGCGGCGATCACCGCACACAGCGTGCTGGAAACCATGGAGGGCATGGAGTCTCACCGACTCAATGACCGCCTGATCAAGATGCGCCGCAACATGTCGGGCGTCGGCAGCCGGACTACGGCAGAGATTGTCGAGCGGATCGACGACAGGCTGCGCATTCCCCTGTAG
- a CDS encoding NUDIX domain-containing protein, with protein MSVWRSLGERTVYENRWVTVAMADVELPDGRHLDHTVIRLRPVAVAAVVNEANEVLLLWRHRFITDAWGWELPSGGTGESEDPAVAAAREFEEETGWRPGPMRLLMAVDPMPGISTSHHRVYWSEGAEYVGEPRDGFESARREWVPLASVPELVARGEIRSANAVAALLLLRHLRLG; from the coding sequence GTGTCTGTGTGGCGGAGTCTGGGCGAGCGCACCGTCTACGAGAACCGCTGGGTGACGGTCGCCATGGCCGACGTGGAGTTGCCCGACGGCCGGCACCTGGACCACACCGTCATCCGGCTGCGCCCCGTGGCGGTGGCCGCCGTCGTCAACGAGGCGAACGAGGTGCTGCTGCTGTGGCGGCATCGGTTCATCACGGATGCCTGGGGGTGGGAGCTTCCCTCCGGCGGTACGGGTGAGAGCGAGGATCCGGCGGTGGCCGCCGCGCGGGAGTTCGAGGAGGAGACCGGGTGGCGGCCTGGGCCGATGCGGCTGTTGATGGCCGTCGACCCCATGCCCGGGATCTCGACGAGCCACCACCGCGTGTACTGGTCGGAGGGCGCCGAGTACGTCGGTGAGCCCCGCGACGGGTTCGAGTCGGCAAGGCGTGAGTGGGTGCCGTTGGCGAGCGTGCCGGAGCTGGTGGCCCGAGGTGAGATCCGCTCGGCCAACGCCGTCGCGGCGTTGTTGCTGCTGCGCCATCTGCGGTTGGGCTGA
- a CDS encoding GNAT family N-acetyltransferase: protein MTTPSPRNDMVIRSYGPGQVPPLMDVVADIWADAHPELVDVPGAEALGLSVAALRRQVSGHLKHPGFTLVVAYAAGSAVGFGYAFPCDAAYWFGADLVDHVPEGARTERLTGLCELAVRPPWQSQGIGSRLHAELLKAIAPAWSSLLALPSNRRGQDLYARLGYAYAGPYRNTPDGPEFDLLLLRVGAGTDR from the coding sequence GTGACCACCCCGAGCCCCCGTAACGACATGGTGATCCGGTCCTACGGCCCCGGTCAGGTCCCACCGCTCATGGACGTCGTCGCCGACATCTGGGCCGACGCGCACCCGGAGTTGGTCGACGTGCCGGGCGCCGAGGCCCTTGGGCTGTCCGTCGCCGCGCTGCGCCGCCAGGTCTCCGGACACCTCAAGCATCCGGGCTTCACCCTGGTCGTCGCGTACGCCGCCGGTTCGGCGGTCGGGTTCGGGTACGCCTTCCCGTGCGACGCGGCGTACTGGTTCGGCGCCGACCTGGTCGACCATGTGCCCGAGGGGGCCCGGACCGAGCGGCTGACGGGTCTGTGCGAACTCGCCGTACGCCCGCCCTGGCAGTCCCAGGGCATCGGCTCCCGCCTCCACGCCGAACTCCTCAAGGCCATCGCCCCGGCCTGGTCGTCCCTCCTCGCCCTGCCCTCCAACCGACGCGGACAGGACCTTTACGCCCGACTCGGCTACGCGTACGCGGGCCCGTACCGCAACACGCCCGACGGCCCCGAGTTCGATCTGCTGCTCCTGCGTGTGGGGGCGGGGACGGACCGATGA
- a CDS encoding intradiol ring-cleavage dioxygenase, with protein MTENTSNDNQQDVQRDSVQEAGGKHRRDKSVRRRVLIGGASVAAAGGLAAAGLAAAANTTTESATTESDATESSGSGSASTSSVCVLNAEVTEGPYSLDGALVREDIREATEGFEVRYTFTVVDVANDCAPLANALLEIWHCDHLGEYSGFVGGNGHTYEDNGTFLRGGQMTDENGQCDITSIWPGHYISRAAHVHMRVHTDVTLTDDSYTGGEVIHTGQLFFDEDINAEIQATSPYSDNTTPETALSDDSIYDDGGASSGLLTLTALGGSVSDGYKATITVGVDSA; from the coding sequence ATGACGGAGAACACGAGCAACGACAACCAGCAGGACGTACAGCGGGATTCGGTGCAGGAGGCGGGCGGGAAACATCGGCGGGACAAGAGTGTTCGGCGGCGGGTGCTCATCGGTGGGGCGTCGGTCGCGGCGGCGGGCGGGCTGGCCGCCGCCGGGCTCGCGGCGGCGGCCAACACGACCACCGAGAGTGCTACCACGGAGAGCGACGCCACCGAGAGCAGCGGCTCCGGGTCCGCCTCCACCAGCAGTGTCTGTGTGTTGAACGCCGAGGTAACCGAGGGGCCGTACTCGCTCGACGGGGCCCTCGTCCGGGAGGACATCCGGGAGGCGACCGAGGGGTTCGAGGTGCGGTACACCTTCACCGTGGTCGACGTGGCCAACGACTGCGCGCCGCTCGCCAACGCCCTGCTGGAGATCTGGCACTGCGACCACCTCGGCGAGTACTCCGGGTTCGTCGGCGGGAACGGGCACACCTACGAGGACAACGGGACCTTCCTGCGCGGTGGGCAGATGACCGACGAGAACGGGCAGTGCGACATCACGTCCATCTGGCCGGGGCACTACATCTCCCGCGCCGCGCACGTCCATATGCGAGTGCACACGGATGTGACCCTCACCGACGACTCGTACACCGGCGGCGAGGTCATCCACACCGGGCAGCTCTTCTTCGACGAGGACATCAACGCGGAGATCCAGGCGACCTCGCCGTACTCGGACAACACCACGCCGGAGACGGCCCTGTCCGACGACAGCATCTACGACGACGGGGGCGCGTCCAGCGGTCTGCTGACGCTCACCGCGCTGGGCGGCAGCGTCTCCGACGGGTACAAGGCGACGATCACCGTGGGTGTCGACAGCGCGTGA
- a CDS encoding sulfite exporter TauE/SafE family protein, translating into MRTLVLLALAGLGAQLVDGSLGMAYGVTSTTLLLAMGTNPATASATVHLAEIGTTLMSGASHWRFGNVDWKVVARIGVPGAVGAFLGATVLSALSTEIAGPLMSLILLGLGLYVLSRFTLRGLPRERLGQPLRKRFLSPLGLVAGFLDATGGGGWGPVGTPALLASGRMEPRKVIGSIDTSEFLVAVSASLGFLFSLGSQGLDWTWVAAFLLGGLIAAPVAAWLVRLVPPRVLGSAVGGVIIATNVRTLLKSDWIAASGTVSAVVYIAVYALWAAALTYSIREHVKEKENERAAAVGEPAPPAPQGGAGNRATGQDAREAAEPTPSGTL; encoded by the coding sequence ATGCGGACGCTGGTACTGCTCGCGCTGGCGGGCCTGGGCGCCCAGCTCGTGGACGGCAGCCTGGGCATGGCGTACGGGGTGACCTCGACGACCCTGCTGCTCGCCATGGGCACCAACCCGGCCACCGCCTCGGCCACGGTGCACCTCGCCGAGATCGGCACGACCCTGATGTCGGGTGCCTCGCACTGGCGGTTCGGGAACGTCGACTGGAAGGTCGTCGCCAGGATCGGCGTACCGGGCGCGGTGGGCGCGTTCCTCGGCGCGACGGTCCTCTCCGCGCTCTCGACCGAGATCGCCGGCCCGCTGATGTCGCTGATCCTCCTCGGCCTGGGCCTCTACGTCCTCTCCCGCTTCACCCTGCGCGGCCTGCCCAGGGAACGCCTCGGCCAGCCGCTGCGGAAGCGGTTCCTGTCCCCGCTGGGCCTGGTCGCCGGCTTCCTCGACGCGACCGGTGGCGGCGGCTGGGGCCCGGTGGGCACGCCCGCGCTCCTGGCCAGCGGCCGGATGGAACCCCGCAAGGTCATCGGCTCCATCGACACCAGCGAGTTCCTCGTCGCCGTCTCCGCGAGCCTCGGCTTCCTCTTCTCCCTCGGCTCCCAGGGCCTCGACTGGACCTGGGTCGCGGCCTTCCTGCTGGGCGGCCTGATCGCGGCCCCGGTCGCCGCCTGGCTGGTCCGCCTGGTCCCCCCGAGGGTCCTCGGCTCGGCGGTCGGCGGAGTCATCATCGCGACGAACGTCCGCACACTCCTCAAGAGCGACTGGATCGCGGCGTCGGGCACGGTGAGCGCGGTCGTCTACATCGCCGTGTACGCACTGTGGGCGGCGGCGCTGACGTACTCGATCCGGGAGCACGTGAAGGAGAAGGAGAACGAGCGGGCGGCGGCGGTGGGGGAGCCGGCGCCCCCCGCGCCCCAAGGGGGCGCGGGGAACCGCGCGACCGGCCAGGACGCTCGCGAGGCCGCCGAACCAACCCCGTCCGGCACCCTCTGA
- a CDS encoding RrF2 family transcriptional regulator, producing MRISARADYAVRAVLEVAVRQDGGPVKAEVIATVQEIPHKFLEGILGDLRRGGLVTSRRGGSGGYQLAREADTITVADVIRAVDGPIVSVRGERPTGLTYTGSAEPLLPLWIALRANVRRILEGVTVADIAAGALPDPVKDLAAEPTAWENP from the coding sequence ATGAGAATCTCGGCACGGGCGGACTACGCCGTACGCGCGGTACTGGAAGTGGCCGTACGGCAGGACGGCGGCCCGGTGAAGGCGGAAGTCATCGCGACCGTGCAGGAGATTCCGCACAAGTTCCTGGAGGGCATCCTCGGGGACCTGCGACGCGGCGGCCTGGTCACCAGCCGGCGGGGCGGCAGCGGCGGCTACCAGCTCGCCCGGGAGGCCGACACGATCACGGTCGCGGATGTGATCCGCGCCGTCGACGGCCCCATCGTCTCCGTACGGGGCGAACGCCCGACCGGCCTGACGTACACAGGATCCGCCGAACCGCTCCTGCCCCTGTGGATCGCCCTGCGCGCCAACGTCCGCCGCATCCTGGAGGGCGTCACGGTGGCCGACATCGCGGCGGGCGCGCTCCCCGATCCGGTGAAGGACCTGGCGGCGGAGCCGACGGCGTGGGAGAACCCGTAG